AGCATAAAACAATTCCTTAAATTATGCCCATGTAACAATTGGTGTACCTTGTCCCTGGATCCTTGTAGGGTCCTTTGTAGGGTCTTCCACCACTGATCTGCTTCATCCTGAAGCATGAAAGTGGCACATCCTACTTTTCCCCCCTCACCGTAGCcgataaaattaaagattttctcaattttctcaatCCAATATTCGCTCTCACTTGGGTCGACTCCTGCTTTGCCTTGAAAGATAGGTGGATTCAACTGCTGAAATCTGTCAACGATATCAGGAGTTCGGGGGTTAGCCTGACCTGTTAGGCGCATCCCTTACATGAAGTTCAACATATTCTCCATCACCCTCTCCATTCGATCTATACGAGTTCCATCCTCCGAGTTTTCTCCTTGAGACAGATTTCCTTGTGGAGTTTCTGATATCTACTTGCGAGAATATTGTGTTTCCTCCTCTTGGGTGTTGCTCTCATGATGGTTTGGGGTGACAAGCTCAAATCTTCTAGAACGTCAagttttcaccatctgaaatATCCACACCTAAAATCATGAGGTCAACATTTAAACCTTTAACAGTAAAATAATCCGAAACATCTGCAACTAACTAATAAGACCTAAAACACAAATAATAAGTTTCcaacttccccccccccctgtTTGGATCTAGCTTACCATTACTACTACAAGTTTCAAATATCCGAACTCCCAAATTGGTACAGGGATTTCTTGAACCAGGTGTCTACTAGACCTTTACTAGGTTCCTAACCTCAGGTCAGATAATCTTTCAAATTCCACAATCCCTGcgaaacaattcaaaataatCTCCCGAGTAGTTATTGTCTAAAATCCTAAAGATTATAGATCCGTGAAACACTCGAACCAAATCTTATCTTGTAAGACAATTAGGCATCCTTCAAGCATTTGGTGCCTAGAATCTTCAAGATCCTTTAAGGTCAAAGGTTTGCAAGGCGAGGTAGTCTCCCAATGATTATCACCTAGCATTTCCTATAGCACCAAACTTATCGAGTCCTTGCAAAACACACAAGATTCAAAATGGACTATATCTAATATAAACAATTTCTCAGAACCTTAAGCAATTGCTTATAAGGAGGGATGtttccaaaatccaacaaatcACTCATGATCTTGACTAGGGgtttaattaaaatacttaCCCATACCTTGCCTCACTCTACTTATCCACCAGATTCCATTGACGCTCATCTATATCTTTTGAAATTCTGACATTCCAACAGGATAAAAATAGTCTCCCTACTCCAAAATTTATGTAGAacaattagataataaaatagttCCCCACGTGCTTATTATCCTCTAATAAACCATTAATATAAATGTTTCCAAAGATCTCGTGCATTCCGCAAGATGGTAGCAAGAGGTCTTAGTCCACTAAATAATAGAAATACTTACTTGTACTTCATCCCTTGCTTACTTACCTGTTGGACTAACCATAGTCATCGGGAACAACCTCAAATGTCACGTAACCTATTCTGTCACCAAACAACTTAAAGGTTAGTAACACCAAACATATCCCATATCACCATTATATCTTCAATGCTAGTTAGCTCAAATCCAAATCAAACTACTtattctagctctgataccaactgtaacgccccatgTTTTTAATACATTGAGAAGCTAAACACCATTGTTACATGTTATGTACATCACTCAGGCGTTTTAGGAAATCCTTTTTCAGCTGAAGTAAGGATCGAACCTGCCAAGCTTAAGAGCTAGGATTTCCACTAGATCTTTTTATTACAAGTTCAAGTAGGACTTAGAATCCATGATATCTCCATTAGATGCCTTTAATACAAGCATGGATTAATATTCTCACAACCCCAAAAGCTAAGGAAAGGGAAGCAATCCACACTTTACATAGGGGAAATAGAAATAGATTCAAGACTCCCAGCAATTCTTGTTACACCGAACTTGAAATACAAAGTTTTAGATATACAATATTGGCCACAAGGATTTTGTGTTGAGCCTCGATAACTTCCTTTTCGATTCTCCTACTTATCTCTCCAGAACCTGGCACGTCTATTATACCTcgaacgttgaatgtttcagggatatgaaacacccaagttagatagttatatctaagtgagatAGTTCATGGAGTGAATGAAAGTGTATGGAAAGGTAaaaaataagatgttatgtAATTATAGAAATCTCCCCTATGGTAACAATGCTAGTGTGTAGCAATCACCCCCGTAGTCATCATGGAAGTTCCTTGGCCCACCATAAGGAACGCAAGGCATGTGATGACCGCAAGATCAACCATGATTTTCCAACGattagccacagtcaccaaatGCCATAAAACATGACAAAACAGAAGGGATATGCACAAACTGAGAGATATATGTCATGTAAGCCACAAGCCATTCACAAATGAACCAAAAAATGTCCAACATGAAACAATTATATGAAGGAACCACTCACTCCATGATCACAAAATGCCATGATAAGTGCAAAATAGGGAATATGCTTGGAAACAAGGAAACCATGTGATATGCCTTGGAAACTTGGAgaatcacaagacctaaaagagtcgcaAGACATGGAAATGAAGTccaaaggcccaacgggttgtaggaAATCAAGGAAACAAGCTGATGGAGCAAAAGGTCAAGCCAAGACCAAGTGGggaagacccactcggttatgccaagtgggtacgacattgttttggtttttctagaataaatttcacatatgagctccgattgaggtaattcaaagtcctatgaaaagataagagaattatataaaactttcatgttttgagttttaagagattcgacttgaatcaaggtgtaaattggGTATGAAGTTGGTAcatgatagcatgcatatttatactatattttggcatttcacctcagtcttattaggccatttgaagtaatttttgctgatatttcattgtttctattttattatgcttcaaatcatccttacactattttctatcttacttctatggatccaggctttagggaatgtTGGATggactagagaagtggctcaactaaaggagcttgggctcactttcaaggagcagacttgggctactcaattttgctgtttttgggctcacttattttctgttgggctaggcccaaccctagccttcctagctcttcatttcttagccatgtatttgaGGCCTCTTAGCACTCATATTCagagggaggagagagaaaagagagaggattctCTAGCCGTTTTTGGTGGTTGTagcattttttctgttttcttcattttgttccattttgtcttccttgctgtaatgataggctagagcatttgtaaccggctgtatatcttgaatccatgtggaatctgagtcccggatgagctacaaaaacctggtttgttgtttgtttcttattcgtttccatttggtttagtttgagcagatttgtgaatgcatggagttcatggcaggtttgtgtgaatttgcatggtttcattttctgttaaatgcttaagagaacagaatgttatagccagttggtataacatctcagaaatgaatattatgtgcttgaacggttgttcttgcataggtccggataggttgaatagagagtgaatggttgcattttgtttataagaggtttctgtattcattttgttattcc
This window of the Diospyros lotus cultivar Yz01 chromosome 5, ASM1463336v1, whole genome shotgun sequence genome carries:
- the LOC127802157 gene encoding uncharacterized protein LOC127802157 — protein: MRLTGQANPRTPDIVDRFQQLNPPIFQGKAGVDPSESEYWIEKIEKIFNFIGYGEGGKVGCATFMLQDEADQWWKTLQRTLQGSRDKSREFMDLKQTGNMFVAQYEDHFTRLIKYMPIYNLDEEAKAQKFLRGLKLEIRLALRSFGERTYAEVVSQALNVESNLH